Proteins from one Cellulosilyticum lentocellum DSM 5427 genomic window:
- the metG gene encoding methionine--tRNA ligase, producing MSKPTYYITTPIYYPSNKLHIGHSYTTVAADAMARYKRLRGYDVMFLTGTDEHGQKIERRAAEDGVTPQAFVDHIVDWIKDLWKTMDISYDKFIRTTDKEHEETVQKIFKKLYDKGDIYKSEYEGLYCTPCESFFTEHQLVDGKCPDCGRPVEKVKEESYFFKLSAYQDRLIKHIEENPDFIQPNTRQNEMLNNFLRPGLEDLCVSRTSFKWGIPVEFDPGHVVYVWLDALSNYISALGYLQADDANFKRFWPADVHLVGKEIVRFHTIIWPAMLMAMDLPLPKQIFGHGWLVINGGKMSKSQGTVVDPSVLVGRYGSDAIRYFLLREIAFGQDGNFSNEALISRINSDLANDLGNLTSRTVAMIEKYFGTLPEVQEGNEFDVDVQKVVKEQIAKMESNMEKLFFNNALEDIWVIIRRMNKYIDETMPWVLAKDEANHAKLAGVLYTLSEVIRIVSIMIEPFMPQTPEKIWAQFGIVRGELTAWDSIHQFGALPRTVAAKKGENMFPRIDKEKELAILEAAVPTAESKEEAKAKDNKKAEAKKEEKVQEVSEITIDDFTKVELKIGEVIACEKVPKADKLLVSKIKIGDEVRQIVSGIAAYYSPEEFVGKKVVVVTNLKPVKLRGILSQGMVLCASDDNGNLVAVGPLGEMASGAVVK from the coding sequence ATGAGTAAACCAACGTATTACATTACAACACCAATTTATTATCCAAGTAACAAGCTTCATATTGGACATTCCTACACAACAGTAGCAGCTGATGCTATGGCCAGATATAAACGTCTTCGTGGTTATGATGTCATGTTCTTAACAGGAACAGATGAACATGGGCAAAAAATCGAAAGAAGAGCAGCAGAAGATGGTGTTACTCCACAGGCGTTTGTGGATCATATCGTTGACTGGATTAAAGACTTGTGGAAAACAATGGACATTTCTTATGATAAATTTATCCGTACAACAGATAAAGAACATGAAGAAACAGTTCAAAAAATCTTTAAAAAGCTTTATGACAAAGGTGATATTTACAAAAGTGAATATGAAGGTCTTTACTGTACACCATGTGAAAGCTTCTTTACAGAACACCAATTAGTAGATGGCAAATGTCCAGACTGTGGTAGACCAGTAGAAAAAGTAAAGGAAGAATCTTATTTCTTCAAATTATCAGCTTATCAAGATAGACTGATTAAACACATTGAAGAAAATCCAGATTTCATTCAGCCAAACACAAGACAAAATGAAATGCTTAATAACTTCCTTCGCCCAGGACTAGAAGATTTATGTGTATCTCGTACTTCTTTCAAGTGGGGAATTCCAGTAGAATTCGATCCAGGTCACGTAGTTTATGTATGGCTTGATGCGTTATCAAACTATATTTCAGCACTTGGTTATCTTCAAGCAGATGATGCTAACTTTAAAAGATTCTGGCCAGCAGATGTACATTTAGTAGGTAAAGAAATCGTACGTTTCCATACCATTATTTGGCCAGCTATGTTAATGGCAATGGATCTTCCACTTCCAAAACAAATTTTTGGTCACGGTTGGTTAGTTATTAACGGTGGGAAAATGAGTAAATCACAAGGGACAGTAGTAGATCCTAGTGTACTTGTAGGTCGTTATGGTAGCGATGCAATCCGTTACTTCTTACTTCGTGAGATTGCTTTTGGTCAAGATGGTAACTTCTCTAATGAAGCCCTTATTTCAAGAATCAACTCAGACCTTGCTAATGACCTTGGTAACTTAACATCAAGAACAGTAGCTATGATTGAAAAGTACTTTGGAACACTTCCGGAAGTACAAGAAGGCAATGAATTCGACGTAGATGTACAAAAGGTTGTTAAAGAGCAAATTGCTAAAATGGAAAGCAATATGGAAAAACTTTTCTTCAACAATGCGCTTGAAGACATTTGGGTAATCATTAGAAGAATGAATAAATATATTGATGAAACAATGCCTTGGGTACTTGCAAAAGATGAAGCTAACCATGCAAAACTTGCAGGTGTACTTTATACTCTTTCAGAAGTGATTCGTATTGTCAGCATTATGATTGAACCATTTATGCCACAAACACCAGAAAAAATCTGGGCACAGTTTGGTATTGTAAGAGGTGAATTAACAGCTTGGGATTCTATTCATCAATTTGGCGCACTTCCAAGAACTGTAGCAGCTAAAAAAGGTGAAAATATGTTCCCTCGTATTGATAAAGAGAAGGAACTTGCTATTCTTGAAGCAGCGGTGCCAACAGCTGAGTCAAAAGAAGAAGCAAAAGCTAAAGATAACAAAAAAGCTGAAGCTAAAAAAGAAGAAAAAGTACAAGAAGTATCAGAAATCACAATTGATGACTTTACAAAAGTTGAGCTTAAAATTGGTGAAGTTATTGCGTGTGAAAAGGTACCAAAAGCTGATAAACTTCTTGTATCTAAAATTAAAATCGGTGACGAGGTAAGACAAATCGTATCAGGTATTGCAGCGTACTATTCACCAGAAGAGTTCGTAGGTAAAAAGGTAGTGGTTGTAACTAACCTTAAACCAGTTAAACTCCGCGGCATCCTTTCACAAGGAATGGTACTGTGTGCATCAGATGATAACGGTAACTTAGTTGCAGTAGGCCCTCTTGGTGAAATGGCAAGTGGCGCAGTAGTAAAATAA
- a CDS encoding CobW family GTP-binding protein, with amino-acid sequence MTKIDIISGFLGAGKTTLIKKLIKEGFKGEKLVLIENEFGEIGIDGGFLKEGGVEITEMNSGCICCSLVGDFGTALKEVLEKYNPDRVIIEPSGVGKLSDVIKAVKQVALGNEVRLNCKVAVVDALKCKMYMKNFGEFFNNQIESASTIILSRSQNCSEEKLHEAVKLIKTRNAEAAIVTTAWEEIAGDKLLAVMESGNHLERELLEEEEIYPHCGGHHHEHHDEEGHDHDEHCDCKHHAESEQEEHHHEHDEGCSCGHDHHHEHGHHYADEVFTSWGLETPRRFDKEEIRTILEKLAHTETYGVILRAKGILQDNEGNWFCFDMVPGEYEIREEAADYTGRLCIIGTKLDEAGLKELLGEY; translated from the coding sequence ATGACAAAAATAGATATTATATCAGGCTTTTTAGGAGCAGGGAAAACAACGCTTATTAAAAAACTCATTAAAGAAGGCTTTAAGGGTGAGAAGCTTGTGCTTATAGAGAATGAATTTGGTGAGATTGGTATAGATGGTGGCTTTTTAAAAGAAGGGGGTGTAGAGATTACAGAAATGAACTCCGGATGTATTTGCTGTTCATTAGTAGGGGATTTTGGCACTGCATTAAAAGAGGTATTAGAAAAGTATAATCCAGACAGAGTTATCATTGAACCATCTGGAGTAGGTAAACTTTCAGATGTCATTAAAGCTGTTAAACAAGTGGCATTAGGAAATGAAGTAAGGCTTAATTGCAAGGTAGCAGTAGTGGATGCCCTAAAATGTAAGATGTACATGAAGAATTTTGGCGAATTCTTTAATAACCAAATAGAAAGTGCTAGCACTATTATTTTAAGTCGTAGCCAAAACTGCTCAGAAGAAAAATTGCATGAAGCAGTTAAGCTTATTAAAACGCGTAATGCAGAAGCTGCTATTGTGACTACTGCTTGGGAAGAGATTGCAGGTGATAAGTTATTAGCTGTTATGGAAAGTGGCAATCATTTAGAAAGGGAGTTATTAGAAGAGGAAGAGATATATCCACATTGTGGAGGGCATCATCATGAACATCATGACGAAGAAGGACATGATCATGATGAGCATTGTGACTGTAAGCATCATGCTGAAAGTGAGCAGGAGGAACATCATCATGAACATGATGAAGGCTGTAGTTGTGGACATGATCACCATCATGAACACGGGCATCATTATGCAGATGAGGTATTCACTAGTTGGGGACTGGAAACACCACGACGTTTTGATAAAGAGGAAATAAGAACTATTTTAGAAAAGCTAGCTCATACAGAGACATATGGTGTTATCTTACGAGCCAAAGGTATTTTGCAAGATAATGAGGGGAATTGGTTCTGTTTTGATATGGTGCCGGGAGAGTATGAAATAAGGGAAGAGGCAGCAGATTATACAGGCCGCTTATGTATAATAGGTACAAAGCTAGATGAAGCAGGACTTAAAGAATTACTAGGAGAATACTGA
- a CDS encoding TIGR03943 family putative permease subunit, whose amino-acid sequence MRVPIFLFNGLLEAGKTAFIESLLEKPAFADGKNTLVICCEEGVEEYNKALFQKNHITLINLEEEEAFTSELLEELANTYEPQRVVIEFNGMWNLESAFDVTLPENWFLYQSLVLVNGETFELYMNNMRSLMIEHFKIADLVIINRCLPTTNLALLRGAVKSINGQARLFTSSKDFVMEPIEEELPYDLSAELIDVAKEHYGTWYIDLWDHPEHYMRKKIKVRGLFFQQPTDPKDCFNFGRFAMPCCEDDIAFMGLYCKNIGKPRFQNKDSIEILGEIRWEPAEVYEGDGPIFYVKSIVKAEEQQEDMVAF is encoded by the coding sequence ATGAGAGTTCCAATATTTTTATTTAATGGCTTGTTAGAAGCGGGGAAAACGGCCTTTATTGAAAGTCTTTTAGAAAAGCCAGCTTTCGCTGATGGGAAAAATACACTTGTTATTTGCTGCGAAGAAGGCGTGGAGGAGTACAATAAAGCACTATTTCAAAAGAATCATATTACCCTAATTAACCTTGAAGAGGAGGAAGCATTTACAAGTGAATTATTGGAAGAGTTAGCAAACACTTATGAGCCACAGCGTGTTGTTATTGAATTTAATGGGATGTGGAATTTAGAAAGTGCCTTTGATGTAACCTTACCGGAAAACTGGTTTTTATATCAAAGCTTGGTTCTAGTTAATGGAGAAACCTTTGAGCTTTACATGAATAATATGAGATCACTGATGATAGAACATTTTAAAATAGCAGACCTGGTTATTATTAATCGCTGCTTACCTACAACTAATCTAGCATTATTACGAGGTGCTGTGAAATCTATTAATGGGCAAGCAAGGTTATTCACTAGTTCTAAAGATTTTGTAATGGAGCCCATTGAGGAAGAATTACCCTATGATTTAAGTGCAGAATTAATCGATGTTGCAAAAGAACACTATGGGACTTGGTATATTGATTTGTGGGATCATCCTGAACATTACATGAGGAAAAAGATAAAGGTAAGAGGCTTATTTTTTCAGCAGCCCACAGATCCAAAGGACTGCTTTAACTTTGGCCGATTTGCCATGCCATGCTGTGAGGATGATATTGCATTTATGGGATTATATTGTAAAAATATTGGGAAACCACGTTTTCAAAATAAGGATAGTATAGAAATACTAGGTGAAATCCGTTGGGAACCAGCTGAAGTTTATGAAGGTGATGGACCAATATTTTATGTAAAAAGTATAGTGAAGGC